In Castanea sativa cultivar Marrone di Chiusa Pesio chromosome 6, ASM4071231v1, a single window of DNA contains:
- the LOC142638119 gene encoding AUGMIN subunit 2, producing MSSMASSTDTTWVGKKPLRRIGGMSDALSIAADLGFSVSPPPTQEELQNLSTTSGEKGDDLIRVLRELTTVQRKIADLQVELQGRKDDKNVAHLTHVSEMEKKIETLARITTILKDVIQNKDRIIARLQQPYSLDCIPVEAEYQKQFSELLMKAASDYGALTASVSDFQWSQNFKESPSVWGEMLRPIPVALASCTRFFEAMSAMRESFATLQNLRVGHSNSSLPTTPAKDASQRVPGDSDCVTPPPWRNEPSFDDLAIRSIKKQEIQRQEAEDENSEMGDVNQVDGTSHRRLSWPPSVKKNGI from the exons ATGTCGTCAATGGCGAGTAGTACAGACACAACTTGGGTGGGAAAGAAGCCTCTAAGGCGCATCGGTGGCATGTCCGATGCTCTCTCCATCGCTGCCGATCTTGGCTTCTCTGtctctcctcctcctactcag GAAGAACTCCAAAACTTATCCACCACTTCTGGCGAGAAGGGTGATGACTTAATAAGGGTCTTAAGAGAACTTACCACTGTACAAAGAAAAATAGCAGATCTGCAAGTGGAACTTCAAGGTCGAAAG GATGATAAAAATGTAGCACATTTAACTCATGTGAGTGAAATGGAAAAGAAGATTGAGACGTTGGCAAGGATTACAACTATATTGAAAGATGTCATTCAGAATAag GATCGCATCATAGCACGTCTTCAACAGCCATATTCACTAGATTGCATTCCAGTGGAAGCAGAATATCAG AAACAATTCTCTGAGTTACTGATGAAGGCTGCTAGTGATTATGGGGCATTGACAGCATCAGTTTCAGATTTTCAATGGAGTCAGAACTTTAAGGAGTCTCCTTCAGTATGGGGG GAAATGCTTCGCCCAATTCCAGTTGCTTTAGCATCATGCACCCGATTCTTTGAGGCCATGTCTGCCATGAGAGAATCATTTGCAACACTTCAAAATCTGAGAGTGGGTCATTCCAATTCCTCTTTGCCTACAACACCAGCAAAGGATGCTTCTCAAAGAGTGCCAGGGGACTCCGACTGTGTAACTCCACCACCTTGGAGAAATGAACCAAGCTTTGATGACTTAGCCATTAGAAGCATAAAGAAGCAAGAGATTCAGAGGCAAGAAGCAGAGGATGAAAACAGTGAGATGGGTGATGTTAATCAGGTTGATGGCACGAGCCATAGGAGATTGTCATGGCCTCCATCAGTTAAAAAGAATGGAATTTAG